In Niallia sp. FSL W8-0635, one genomic interval encodes:
- the rnz gene encoding ribonuclease Z, whose protein sequence is MKLQFLGTGAGIPAKSRNVTAIALKLLEEKGSIWLFDCGEATQHQILHTNIKPRRIDKVFITHLHGDHLYGLPGFLSSRSFQGGETPLTVYGPKGISEYIRISLAVSKTYLKYELQVVEIEEGVIFEDHDFMVEARILEHGVTSFGYRVMEKERPGKLNTEKLLEYGVKPGPIYKKIKEGEGLTLDDGTVISSQLFLGPNIKGRVITILGDTRTCDAAGELAKDANVLVHEATFSEKEASIATEYYHSTTVQAAETAKRAYVDCLLLTHISARYDQTLTEQLLLEARAIFPHTYIAEDFSEFEI, encoded by the coding sequence ATGAAATTGCAATTTTTAGGTACGGGAGCGGGTATTCCGGCAAAATCGAGAAATGTTACAGCTATTGCATTAAAGCTTTTAGAAGAAAAGGGAAGTATTTGGCTATTTGATTGTGGGGAAGCAACACAGCATCAAATTTTACATACAAATATAAAACCAAGAAGAATTGACAAAGTGTTTATTACCCATTTACATGGAGATCATCTATACGGATTGCCTGGTTTTCTTTCCAGTAGATCCTTTCAAGGGGGGGAAACACCACTGACGGTATATGGTCCCAAAGGAATTAGTGAGTATATACGGATAAGTCTTGCAGTTAGCAAGACATATTTAAAATATGAGCTACAAGTCGTGGAAATAGAAGAAGGGGTTATCTTTGAGGATCATGATTTTATGGTGGAAGCAAGAATCTTAGAGCATGGCGTAACAAGCTTTGGCTATCGTGTAATGGAAAAGGAGCGCCCAGGAAAATTAAATACAGAAAAATTGTTGGAATATGGGGTAAAGCCTGGTCCTATTTATAAAAAAATAAAAGAAGGGGAAGGTCTCACTCTTGATGATGGTACAGTCATAAGCAGTCAACTCTTCCTTGGACCAAATATTAAAGGAAGAGTTATTACTATTTTAGGGGATACAAGAACCTGTGATGCCGCAGGAGAATTAGCTAAAGATGCAAATGTATTGGTTCATGAAGCAACATTTTCTGAAAAAGAAGCTTCTATTGCCACCGAATATTATCATTCAACAACTGTACAGGCTGCTGAAACTGCGAAAAGAGCCTATGTAGATTGTCTTTTATTAACGCATATTAGTGCAAGATATGACCAGACGTTAACAGAGCAATTATTGCTGGAAGCTAGAGCGATTTTCCCCCATACATACATTGCAGAAGATTTTTCAGAGTTTGAGATTTAA
- the zwf gene encoding glucose-6-phosphate dehydrogenase, which produces MIFGATGDLANRKLFPSLYRLYKKGKLANFAVVGVGRRILTQEQFKQNVVNSVSEAISSSKNDDLETFASYFCYHSHDVTDSSSYVELKNIADELDVKYSLNGNRVFYLAMAPEFFGPIAIHLNQDGLTDVKGYKRLIIEKPFGHDLESAKELNEQIRTAFSEDEVYRIDHYLGKAMVQNIETIRFSNAIFENLWNNRYISNIQVTSSEVLGVEERGRYYETSGALRDMVQNHMLQMVALLAMEPPIKLTPDEIRSEKVKVFRAMRPMEVDEVDKYFVRGQYGKGLVEDLEVPSYREEQMVDPNSNTETFVAGKVMIDNFRWAGVPFYIRTGKRLESKSTKIVVQFKDIPMNLYNRPDQEITPNLLVIHIQPEEGITLHLNAKKAGQNMEATPIKLSYANTGMAGINTPEAYEKLIDDSLHGDATNFTHWDEVALSWSYVDKISQAWEQTPSTQFPNYASGTMGPKEADELLEKDGFFWWPVNQFEVDVC; this is translated from the coding sequence ATGATCTTCGGAGCTACTGGAGATTTAGCCAATAGAAAGCTTTTCCCATCTCTTTATCGATTGTATAAAAAAGGTAAATTAGCAAATTTCGCCGTTGTAGGCGTAGGTAGAAGAATATTAACACAAGAACAGTTTAAACAGAATGTTGTTAACTCTGTTTCTGAGGCCATTTCAAGTTCAAAAAATGATGACCTAGAGACATTCGCTTCTTATTTCTGCTATCATTCTCATGATGTTACAGATTCCAGCTCTTATGTGGAGCTGAAAAACATTGCAGACGAATTAGATGTAAAATATAGCTTAAATGGCAACCGTGTATTTTATTTAGCAATGGCACCAGAGTTCTTTGGTCCAATTGCCATTCATCTAAATCAAGATGGGCTAACAGATGTAAAAGGATATAAACGTTTAATCATCGAAAAGCCATTTGGACATGATTTAGAATCCGCTAAAGAACTGAATGAGCAAATTCGTACTGCCTTTTCAGAAGATGAAGTATACCGAATTGATCATTACTTAGGAAAAGCAATGGTTCAAAATATCGAAACCATTCGTTTTTCTAATGCGATATTTGAAAACTTGTGGAACAACCGTTACATCAGCAATATTCAAGTAACATCAAGTGAAGTTCTTGGAGTGGAAGAACGAGGAAGATATTATGAAACAAGTGGCGCGCTTCGTGATATGGTTCAAAACCATATGCTACAGATGGTTGCACTCCTTGCGATGGAACCGCCAATTAAACTAACTCCAGATGAAATTCGTTCAGAAAAGGTTAAAGTTTTCCGTGCGATGCGTCCTATGGAAGTGGATGAAGTAGATAAATACTTTGTAAGAGGACAATACGGCAAGGGATTAGTAGAGGATTTAGAGGTACCTAGCTACCGTGAAGAACAAATGGTTGATCCTAATTCCAACACAGAGACTTTTGTTGCTGGTAAAGTAATGATCGATAACTTCCGTTGGGCTGGCGTTCCATTCTATATCCGAACAGGTAAGAGATTAGAAAGTAAGTCAACAAAAATTGTTGTTCAATTTAAAGATATCCCAATGAATTTATATAATCGTCCTGACCAAGAAATCACGCCAAACCTTCTTGTCATCCATATTCAACCAGAAGAAGGAATTACCTTGCATTTAAATGCTAAAAAAGCAGGACAAAACATGGAAGCAACACCAATTAAACTAAGCTATGCAAATACAGGCATGGCGGGAATAAATACGCCAGAAGCTTATGAAAAATTAATTGACGATAGCCTTCATGGTGATGCAACAAACTTTACCCATTGGGATGAAGTAGCATTATCTTGGAGTTATGTAGACAAAATTTCACAAGCGTGGGAACAAACGCCTTCTACTCAATTCCCTAATTACGCTTCTGGAACAATGGGACCAAAAGAGGCTGATGAATTATTAGAAAAAGATGGTTTCTTCTGGTGGCCAGTTAATCAATTTGAAGTAGATGTTTGCTAA
- a CDS encoding metallophosphoesterase, translating into MKKIKFALTILLVFLIYNLLVLYIGWNGYVWLKSLQLTSPPALYIGAIILFSYAYIISHFLKSITIFKIIGAYWLAVFEYGLILFPLANISWVLLTMFIQPENATVILGSITAGILLFLLIFGTYNAYSPVIRTYELMVEKKQAKRDTLRIAMASDMHFGTLSGKSHLNRLVTQINSLQPDLILFPGDIIDDDPLPFMKKKMGEQLKQLHAPLGIYGVLGNHEYYGKMIPTFIKEMNRIGIHILMDEKITIDETVRLIGRKDKTDKARHSIPTLLENESNHLPIIMMDHQPDELEAAMNDGIDIILSGHTHRGQMAPNHLITKKIFELDWGYKKKKQLHAIVSSGFGFWGPPIRIGSRSEIVSIEITFK; encoded by the coding sequence ATGAAAAAAATAAAATTCGCCTTAACAATCTTGCTAGTATTTCTTATATATAATTTACTTGTTTTGTACATAGGTTGGAATGGTTATGTATGGTTGAAATCATTACAACTGACATCTCCCCCCGCTCTCTATATTGGGGCTATTATTCTTTTTTCCTACGCATATATTATAAGTCACTTTCTTAAGTCTATCACGATTTTTAAAATAATCGGTGCCTATTGGCTAGCTGTTTTTGAATATGGTTTAATCCTATTTCCATTAGCTAATATCAGTTGGGTTTTATTAACTATGTTTATTCAGCCTGAGAATGCCACTGTAATCCTAGGTAGCATTACTGCTGGCATACTTCTGTTTTTATTAATTTTTGGAACTTATAATGCCTACTCTCCTGTTATAAGAACATATGAACTTATGGTTGAGAAAAAACAAGCCAAAAGAGACACGCTACGCATCGCTATGGCGTCTGATATGCACTTTGGTACTTTATCAGGCAAAAGTCACTTAAACCGGCTAGTAACGCAAATAAACAGCCTACAGCCAGATTTAATATTATTTCCAGGAGACATCATTGATGACGATCCCCTTCCTTTCATGAAAAAGAAGATGGGAGAACAATTAAAACAATTACATGCGCCTCTAGGTATTTATGGAGTATTAGGTAATCACGAATACTATGGAAAAATGATACCTACGTTTATAAAAGAAATGAACCGCATTGGTATTCATATATTGATGGATGAAAAAATAACCATTGATGAGACCGTTCGATTGATCGGCAGAAAAGATAAAACAGACAAAGCAAGACACTCCATTCCAACACTTCTAGAGAATGAGAGTAACCACCTTCCGATTATCATGATGGATCACCAGCCAGATGAGCTTGAAGCCGCCATGAACGATGGAATTGATATCATCCTTTCCGGTCATACACATAGAGGACAAATGGCACCTAATCATCTTATAACAAAGAAAATCTTTGAATTAGATTGGGGCTATAAGAAAAAGAAACAACTCCATGCAATTGTTTCCTCAGGTTTCGGATTCTGGGGGCCACCAATTAGAATAGGTAGTAGATCAGAAATTGTTTCTATTGAAATAACTTTTAAGTAA
- the gndA gene encoding NADP-dependent phosphogluconate dehydrogenase, with protein sequence MTKQQFGVIGLAVMGKNLAMNIESRGYTVSVFNRSKEKTEEMLKESEGKNIVGTYTLEEFVQSLEVPRKIMLMVKAGPATDATIEQLKPLLDKGDIVIDGGNTFFKDTQRRNKELSELGIHFIGTGVSGGEEGALKGPSIMPGGQKEAYELVAPIFRDISAKVNDEPCTTYIGPDGAGHYVKMVHNGIEYGDMQLICEAYFIMKHVLGLEAQELHEVFADWNKGELDSYLIEITADIFTKVDEETGKPLVDLILDTAGQKGTGKWTSQSALDLGVPLPMITESVFARFISAMKDERVKASKVLSGPEIKPFTGDKAAYIESVRKALYLSKIVSYAQGFAQMREASEEYDWNLNYGEIAMIFRGGCIIRAQFLQKIKDAYDRDPELKNLLLDPYFSEITENYQAALREVISGAVLNGIPVPSFAAALAYFDSYRTATLPANLLQAQRDYFGAHTYERTDKEGIFHTNWMEK encoded by the coding sequence ATGACAAAACAGCAATTTGGTGTAATCGGTTTAGCGGTTATGGGTAAAAACCTTGCGATGAACATCGAAAGCAGAGGGTATACTGTTTCCGTTTTCAATCGTTCAAAAGAAAAAACAGAAGAAATGCTTAAAGAATCAGAAGGCAAAAATATTGTTGGAACATATACATTAGAAGAATTTGTACAATCTTTAGAAGTTCCACGTAAAATCATGCTAATGGTTAAAGCTGGTCCAGCTACAGATGCAACAATCGAACAATTAAAACCTTTATTAGATAAAGGGGATATTGTAATTGATGGTGGTAACACATTCTTTAAAGATACACAGCGTCGTAATAAAGAGCTTAGTGAACTTGGTATTCACTTCATTGGTACTGGTGTTTCTGGTGGGGAAGAAGGCGCATTAAAAGGTCCTTCAATCATGCCAGGTGGACAAAAAGAAGCATATGAATTAGTTGCTCCTATTTTCAGAGATATCTCTGCAAAAGTGAATGACGAGCCATGTACAACTTATATCGGTCCAGATGGCGCTGGTCACTATGTAAAAATGGTTCACAACGGTATCGAATATGGAGATATGCAATTAATCTGTGAAGCGTATTTCATCATGAAGCATGTTCTAGGATTAGAAGCGCAAGAGCTTCATGAAGTATTTGCAGACTGGAATAAAGGGGAGCTTGATAGCTACCTGATCGAAATCACAGCAGATATTTTCACAAAAGTAGATGAGGAAACTGGTAAACCTTTAGTAGATCTAATTTTAGATACTGCTGGTCAAAAAGGAACTGGTAAATGGACAAGCCAAAGTGCTTTAGATTTAGGTGTTCCACTTCCAATGATCACTGAATCTGTATTTGCCCGTTTCATTTCTGCAATGAAAGATGAACGTGTAAAAGCAAGCAAAGTACTATCAGGTCCAGAAATTAAACCATTTACAGGCGATAAAGCAGCGTATATCGAATCTGTACGTAAAGCACTATATTTAAGTAAGATTGTTTCTTATGCACAAGGTTTTGCGCAAATGAGAGAAGCTTCTGAAGAATACGATTGGAACTTAAACTATGGCGAAATCGCTATGATTTTCCGTGGTGGGTGTATCATTCGTGCACAATTCTTACAAAAAATCAAAGATGCATATGACCGTGATCCAGAATTGAAAAACCTTCTGTTAGATCCATATTTCAGTGAAATCACTGAAAATTATCAAGCGGCATTACGTGAAGTAATCTCTGGTGCTGTATTAAATGGTATTCCTGTACCAAGCTTCGCAGCTGCATTAGCATACTTCGATAGCTACCGTACAGCTACACTACCAGCAAACTTATTACAAGCTCAACGTGATTACTTCGGTGCGCACACATACGAGCGCACAGATAAAGAAGGAATTTTCCATACAAACTGGATGGAAAAATAA
- a CDS encoding DNA polymerase IV — MKEFYPKKGRVILHVDMNSFYASVEMAYEPQLKGKPLAIAGNEKERRGIIVTCSYEARKFGVKTTMPLWEAKKKCPDLIVLPPNFERYRMASLAMFQILHEFSDIVEPVSIDEGYVDITNCHELGTPIYIAKTIQKRIYERLDLPCSIGVAPNKFLAKTASDLKKPMGITILRKRDIPNILWPMQVEEMHGIGKKTGEKLRAIGIQTIKDLAAAQSIPLKGALGINGIRLKERANGEDNRPVDPEAANEFKSIGNSTTLPRDVKNQQELFQVLAALANKVATRMKRKHVHANHLSITIRYGNRKNYSKSKKLANPIRTEEEILQFSKEIFISAWDGNPVRLLGITAGDLIDNNIVVKQLDLFSFEKDAEKEPLWTAIDKLKEKYGSSIIEPASERNNISKKEENIGTLTSFNKDFLQGKKF; from the coding sequence ATGAAGGAATTTTATCCAAAAAAAGGACGAGTCATACTACACGTAGATATGAATAGTTTTTATGCATCTGTTGAAATGGCTTATGAACCACAGTTAAAAGGAAAGCCACTAGCAATCGCAGGGAATGAAAAAGAACGCAGAGGCATCATTGTAACTTGTAGTTATGAAGCAAGAAAATTTGGCGTAAAAACAACAATGCCTTTGTGGGAAGCCAAAAAAAAATGTCCAGATTTAATTGTGTTACCTCCCAATTTTGAGCGATATCGCATGGCATCTCTCGCAATGTTTCAAATCCTACATGAATTCTCAGATATTGTCGAGCCTGTTTCAATTGATGAAGGCTATGTGGATATTACTAACTGTCATGAGTTAGGAACACCAATATATATTGCAAAAACGATTCAAAAACGTATTTATGAACGTTTAGATTTACCATGTAGTATTGGAGTTGCACCAAATAAATTTCTAGCTAAAACGGCATCCGATTTAAAGAAGCCAATGGGAATAACGATCCTCAGAAAGCGCGATATACCAAATATACTTTGGCCGATGCAAGTAGAAGAAATGCATGGTATAGGAAAAAAAACAGGGGAAAAACTAAGAGCAATTGGCATCCAAACGATAAAAGATTTGGCTGCAGCCCAATCAATACCACTAAAAGGGGCTTTAGGCATAAATGGCATCCGTTTAAAGGAAAGAGCCAATGGAGAAGATAATCGTCCAGTCGATCCAGAAGCAGCAAATGAGTTTAAAAGTATCGGAAATTCAACAACTTTGCCCCGAGATGTAAAAAATCAACAGGAATTATTTCAAGTATTAGCGGCACTTGCGAATAAAGTGGCAACGCGGATGAAAAGAAAGCATGTACATGCAAATCATCTATCTATTACCATTCGCTATGGAAATCGTAAAAATTATTCAAAAAGCAAAAAATTAGCAAATCCGATTAGGACAGAGGAAGAGATTCTTCAATTTAGTAAAGAAATTTTCATTTCAGCATGGGACGGCAATCCAGTTCGCTTACTAGGAATAACCGCAGGAGATTTAATCGATAATAATATTGTAGTAAAACAACTTGATCTCTTTTCCTTTGAAAAAGATGCAGAGAAGGAACCATTATGGACGGCTATTGATAAGTTAAAAGAAAAATATGGTTCATCTATAATTGAACCGGCATCCGAGAGAAATAATATTTCAAAAAAAGAAGAAAATATCGGTACATTGACTAGTTTTAATAAAGATTTCTTGCAAGGAAAGAAATTTTAA
- a CDS encoding chemotaxis protein CheW: MKENKGVIFKVANGEYSIDVSYVISIEKEEHITPVPQLPSFVKGIRKVRDELIPVIDLQMVLYNKKTEENINNKLIVARTENISFAMIVSDAKEIIDVKEEVIKEVGISAYQKTEYITGVLNLENRLVFMLDPNILLETIDGVREIKDFMKNQPV; this comes from the coding sequence ATGAAAGAGAATAAGGGTGTTATTTTTAAAGTTGCAAACGGAGAATATTCAATAGATGTATCATATGTAATTTCTATTGAAAAAGAAGAACATATTACGCCTGTTCCTCAATTGCCATCCTTTGTGAAGGGGATAAGAAAAGTAAGAGACGAGCTTATTCCGGTAATTGATTTACAAATGGTTCTGTATAATAAAAAAACAGAAGAAAATATAAATAATAAATTAATTGTTGCTCGAACTGAAAATATTTCATTTGCCATGATTGTAAGTGATGCAAAGGAAATCATTGATGTAAAAGAAGAAGTTATTAAAGAAGTGGGAATTTCTGCATATCAGAAAACAGAGTATATAACAGGCGTTCTTAATTTAGAAAATCGTTTGGTCTTTATGCTAGATCCTAATATTTTGTTAGAAACAATAGATGGGGTAAGAGAAATTAAAGACTTTATGAAGAATCAACCTGTATAA
- a CDS encoding tripeptidase T, with the protein MINQERLLKQFLELVQIDSETKFEKEISIVLKKKFEELGLEVIEDDTTAITGHGAGNLICTLPATKDNVDPIYFTSHMDTVVPGVGVKPSIKDGYIVTDGTTILGADDKTGLSVMLEILSVIKENNIPHGTIQFIITVGEESGLLGAKALDPKLIQAKYGYALDSDGKVGNIVVAAPTQAKVKATILGKTAHAGVAPEKGVSAITIASKAIAKMPLGRIDKETTANIGSFAGGKQTNIVCDHVDILAEARSLVEDKMLAQVAKMKEAFESAASEMGGKAIVEVDVMYPGFKFGDGDHVVEVAKKAAAKIGRSCELQQSGGGSDANVICGFGIPTVNLAVGYEDIHTTNEKMPIEELNKLAEMVLAIIEEVTGK; encoded by the coding sequence ATGATTAATCAAGAGCGTTTATTAAAACAGTTTTTAGAACTAGTACAAATTGATTCAGAAACAAAGTTCGAAAAAGAAATCAGTATTGTATTAAAGAAGAAATTTGAAGAGTTAGGATTGGAAGTAATAGAGGATGATACAACCGCTATTACAGGTCATGGTGCTGGTAATTTGATCTGTACGCTTCCTGCCACAAAGGATAACGTCGATCCAATTTACTTTACCTCTCATATGGATACAGTTGTACCAGGTGTTGGAGTAAAACCGTCAATTAAAGATGGATACATAGTAACAGATGGCACGACAATACTTGGTGCAGATGATAAAACTGGACTATCTGTTATGCTTGAAATCCTTTCCGTGATAAAGGAAAATAATATCCCTCATGGAACAATCCAATTTATCATAACAGTAGGGGAAGAATCAGGATTATTGGGAGCTAAAGCTCTTGATCCGAAGTTAATCCAAGCAAAATACGGTTATGCACTAGATAGTGATGGAAAAGTAGGAAATATCGTGGTTGCTGCACCAACGCAAGCAAAAGTAAAAGCAACGATCTTAGGAAAAACAGCTCATGCAGGAGTGGCACCTGAAAAAGGAGTTTCTGCTATTACCATTGCTTCTAAAGCAATTGCAAAAATGCCTTTAGGTCGTATAGATAAAGAGACGACAGCTAATATTGGTAGTTTCGCAGGTGGTAAACAGACAAATATTGTTTGTGACCATGTAGATATTCTTGCAGAAGCACGCTCATTAGTAGAAGATAAAATGCTTGCACAAGTGGCGAAAATGAAAGAAGCATTTGAATCGGCAGCTAGTGAAATGGGCGGAAAGGCCATCGTAGAAGTGGATGTTATGTATCCTGGATTTAAATTTGGTGATGGGGACCATGTTGTGGAAGTAGCAAAAAAGGCAGCTGCAAAAATCGGTAGAAGCTGTGAATTGCAACAAAGTGGTGGCGGTAGTGATGCTAACGTCATTTGCGGATTTGGAATCCCAACCGTTAACCTAGCTGTAGGGTATGAAGACATTCATACAACAAATGAAAAAATGCCAATCGAAGAATTAAATAAGTTGGCTGAGATGGTACTTGCTATTATTGAAGAAGTAACAGGTAAATAA
- the prli42 gene encoding stressosome-associated protein Prli42 — protein MKKKKNRLQKIVVYLMIFVMLASTLLIGIGMLF, from the coding sequence ATGAAGAAAAAGAAAAATAGATTACAAAAGATTGTTGTATATTTAATGATCTTTGTTATGCTTGCATCTACCCTATTAATCGGCATTGGGATGTTATTTTAA